A window of Babylonia areolata isolate BAREFJ2019XMU chromosome 2, ASM4173473v1, whole genome shotgun sequence contains these coding sequences:
- the LOC143301338 gene encoding pyridoxal phosphate homeostasis protein-like: MIRRMTSKGSDIARQLRAVNDRISAAAQRRPKHLKGPGPRLVAVSKTKPVEMILEAYACGQRNFGENYVQELVDKGSNQEILQKCGDVKWHFIGNLQRNKVNKVTGVAGLYMVETVYSEKLAQALDNAWSKQSHAEPLAVMVQVNTSNEENKNGVDPSEAVSLSKYVHQECPHLRLAGLMTIGSVENSTSDGVNPDFQCLCECRKAVSEALGMAELELELSMGMSQDFERAIEAGSTNIRVGSTIFGARQYPTNQNTSDSHVSMGPLTGQGGDSSDPEAAKCAVSDIPTDLNNLSLNG, from the exons ATGATACGCAGAATGACAAGTAAAGGATCAGACATCGCCCGTCAGCTTCGAGCTGTTAATGACAGAATAAGTGCTGCTGCACAGAGACGACCAAAG CATTTAAAGGGACCAGGGCCACGACTTGTGGCAGTGTCCAAGACAAAGCCAGTGGAAATGATCTTGGAAGCCTACGCTTGCGGGCAACGTAACTTTGGGGAAAACTAT gTTCAGGAACTGGTGGACAAGGGCAGTAACCAAGAG ATTCTGCAGAAGTGTGGAGATGTGAAGTGGCATTTCATTGGTAACCTGCAGAGAAACAAGGTCAATAAAGTTACAG GTGTAGCAGGTCTGTATATGGTGGAGACGGTGTACAGTGAAAAACTTGCACAGGCACTGGACAACGCATGGAGCAAGCAGTCCCACGCAGAGCCACTGGCCGTCATGGTGCAGGTCAACACCAGCAATGAGGAAA ACAAAAATGGAGTTGATCCATCTGAAGCGGTGTCGCTGTCAAAATACGTGCATCAGGAGTGTCCACATCTGAGACTGGCTGGTCTGATGACCATCGGCTCTGTAGAGAACAGCACATCAGATGGAGTGAATCCTGATTTTCAG TGTTTATGTGAATGTCGAAAAGCAGTGTCAGAGGCTCTTGGCATGGcagaactggaactggaactgagCATGGGAATGTCTCAGGATTTTGAACGTGCT ATTGAAGCAGGCAGTACCAATATCCGGGTGGGCAGCACCATTTTTGGAGCAAGGCAGTACCCAACCAACCAGAATACCTCAGACTCCCATGTGTCCATGGGACCCCTAACAGGACAAGGGGGGGATTCATCAGATCCTGAGGCAGCTAAATGCGCTGTTAGTGACATCCCCACTGACCTCAACAACTTGTCTCTCAATGGTTGA
- the LOC143301347 gene encoding golgin subfamily A member 7-like: protein MDSNMSRLSSAQCTKVFIQRDFSDGTAVRFQNKFPQELEGKIDRATLERTINTINEIYLEAESLSGRTYCESCFACLTAYLAYMCMDTYYEKCLKRVARYIDEQNKTVYVPQGLMMVDPAERGLRVLEICILAEQQHR, encoded by the exons ATGGACAGCAACATGTCAAGACTGTCATCAGCGCAGTGCACCAAAGTCTTCATTCAGAGAGATTTTTCAGATGGTACAGCAGTTCGTTTTCAGAATAAGTTCCCACAGGAATTGGAAGGAAAG atTGACAGGGCTACACTTGAGAGAACCATAAACACAATCAACGAGATTTACTTGGAGGCAGAGTCTCTGAGTGGCAGAACCTACTGTGAAAGCTGTTTTGCTTGTCTCACAGCATATCTTGCCTACATGTGCATGGATACATACTATGAAAAG TGCTTGAAACGTGTTGCTCGCTACATTGATGAGCAGAACAAGACAGTGTACGTCCCCCAGGGTTTGATGATGGTGGACCCTGCAGAGAGAGGCCTGAGAGTG CTGGAGATCTGCATTCTGGCAGAGCAGCAGCATCGATGA